taCTGAAAATTAATACTGTGCAAATTCTGTCAACTTTCTCCCTCATACAGAAAGTTTACTTTTCTGTATTATACAATCGTACATAAAATTGATGCTTTCTattctatatttatattatgtGGGAAGAAAAGCAAAACCCAACACCAAAATAATGCAAGATCTGTCTAACTTTGCTActcatttcatttaaattgTTGTACACAGAACATGTACCACTAGTCCATATAGATGTCACCCCTTGAATATCCTTCCACCTATATTTGTACAGCAAATGTCCCAAATCTTTATGgcatgaaaatttttaatggAGTAGAACACTGCCAAACCATCACCATGCAGCTTAATATCAACCTATGCAAATAATAGGTGACTTACAATATCAATTCCCTTTAGCTTCGAATAAAATTGGAAACAAGTCCTAACCATTCACAACCCTATCATTAACATAATTAGTTTTTGACAACTCAAGACTCAAGTTTTGTACCAACAGCTTCTAATGTTACATCTTTTGTATTCCGTAATTTTCCTTAACCGATGCAGCAGAATATGTGACTATCTTCAAAAAACTAAATGTCTTAACAGCTTCCCTCTATATTAATTTACAGCATGTTATTTCAAAGTTTGAAGTTAGGCATGCAATATATGGACCTACATCTGCACTTCCTCACTTACCATAGCAGTTGGTGTGTCAAACCTAACTTATGGAAAGTAGTTTACCTCCTACTTTCTTTTTTACCTGCACTAATGTTGCTGTTGGTAACACCCCACCTTACGAATGTTGGTAATCCAAGGGATAGAGAATATTATGCGTCTTCTATGACTGAATCTCCAATTACTGGGAATAGTTTGACCTGCGAAATATGAGCCAGTCATTAATTAACCAACGGGATAATGCATAGATATTATAataccttaattaccataatttCAACTCAATAGTCAGCATACTTTATTCTGTAATATTGCACAACCCTGGTCTCTAGCATGGAGTTCAAAGGCTATTTTTTATCTAAGCACATGTTTGTAAGAAGAGGAACAAAAGTGTTGTGTCCTGGAGTGCATTGCAGTCTTGAAAACAAAGCCTAACCTAGAATGTAACAGGTTTGGTTAAGTCATGCCTTTATgtcattctttttttcttttcttggacTCTATACTCAAGCATTTCATTCTCCATGTAATGGAGAACTCTCTATTTCCTTATCCCACAGATTTTTGTAGCCTATATTATTTCCACATTATATATTATTCCCGAATACTTCCTAGCTAACACAAAATCATTACTAACGTTGCAATCTCCTACTTCCCACCCATTAGAAAATCTCAGCATGCATctcaaaaaacaagaaaaataagattGCCAACGGGAAACTAGTAAGTCTCATTCTCAACAACAATATAAAAACTCTATCTCAGAAAATAATTGGATAGAAACGGCTCTAGGAGCACCAACCAACCTTAGCATTGTCATTTATAGCGTTCATGAATaaacagaagaagaaagattttcCTCACTTACCTGGAACCTTTTAACTTCAAAGTAGAAATCTGGTTACCTCTTACCAAGTGGCTGTTGGGAGGTTTGCTGCAAAAAGTTGGAAACTTTCCTCAGAAACAGGGAAGGCAAGAGCAGGTGCTGAATTGAAGTGCAAAACCAGAGTGGCAAGTTCTTCAGCTTCGGGAATATGTACTGAGCACAATCCGTGTACTTGATCAGCTGAGATACAACAGTTTAAATGTGTTAACTTCCAAATTTACCCCTGTTATTCCAACTTTCAGTAGCTAAATTCCCGCCCACTAAAATCTAGCACCAAAAGTTTCCCCCCATCCCATTGATATTGAACTGTACGTTTGCACATCAAACACATAATCCAGTTTCACTACTTTTTAAGTTACCAGTTAacttaaaataagattttaagtaAATCTACCTTTCACATAAAAACGACGCCTGATCCTGCTCTATAGTGGTATAATACATCATGTATTATTTGCAGTCAGTATTAAATAATTCTATAATTTGCAGTAGCATTAAAATCTTTGTCCCATCAGAATACctatttatagttttataatactGCCCACAACTGACACCATGATATAATATGCAAATCTAATAGTATTGGGTCCACAAGCTTGTAATTTGGAAATATTACAGAAACATAACCTTAAGTGCAGTGTTGTCCATCTGGGGGCCACGTTGACAGTTATCTTTGAGAAACAACTATTTACTTATAACAGCCTTTCGTCAGTGGAAGCACatgttgtaattatttaaaaactcaCTTATATTGGCATAAATGACTCCAATATTTAAAAACTATGCTTTTCTCCCCTTGCAGTGAATTTAGTAATTATgacaaataatttatatatttgtcaaTTGTCTAGTGTCACTGCCAATTGGAAAGTGCAATGCATAATCAACTGGATAATTATAACATGCATTTTGTCCCTAAGCTTTATTGCCCAGGTGTTCACCCTTGGACTCTGTCAACTCGAATCTGGTCCTTATATGGAGCTAAAACTCTCAAGTACTTCCACAATAGCCATACCATGCATTAAAAATGGATTTCATTTATGGTTATTTTATCTAGTGATTCTTCCAATACAAGTTGATTACCTAGGCCAGCTTTGTTGGGATAACTCAATTGGAATGCACAAATGGACTGCAAAATTGTTAATGAAGTTCAGTTATGTGTACGGCACGTGCAGTATCATTAATATGTTCTATTAAGATTGTTCAAGTTGTCTATATGGACTGCATTTGTAGAATATTAATACACCAAATATCCTGATATAAGGGGGGTTGATGATTGAATTTTGTCCATGCTCAAATAGGATTTCATGTACATTACTAACGGTCTCTACACACTGTCCACATTTTCTCTCTACTTATAACTTCATGCATGCCCAAATTTTGTTAACATTATGGTAACATCAGTAAGTCGTATTGTTACTCTGCAGACGCAGCTCATTCAAGTTGCACATGGTTGGTTTAATATAGTACATCACATGCACTATagcataaatattataaatcaactTCTTCAGCTAACATTTAGCTACAACAGCACGGTGTCATGTTACAGTTGACAGTCACAGTATATCACCTGCAGTAACAGCACACACATCCATAACCATGGTTAGTACATGCGTTAGGATGTTTGGCTAGAATCAACACAAAGAATCCACTAACAACAAGCAAGCATTAACTTTAAGACAAAGATTTCACTTACAACCCAAGGGACCCCAAGTTCCACTTACTACGCCCTGCACAAGAATATTTACATTACACTCTAGCCATCGCCAAATCGCACAGATACAAGATATTGCTGACATTATTGAATACCTATCACTAATTAGTAGAGCATTTACATCTTAATTGGTAGGAAATATAGATGAAGGTTATGGCCATTCAAGTCCAGTAGTAAAATAATATGGGTGTTTACCTTTTATCCAAAGTTAACATTAGGTGGTCTAATTCGACATTGAATCTTCATCTGTGGAGAAATATTCttcatctgaatattccccaTCGCCATAACTATCTTCAAAACCGTTAGCAACCACCTCATCGTTGATGTTGTCTATGGTATTCTCATCGTGCCGCCCCAAATGCATAACTTCTGCTGCATCAATACTTATAGGTTCTATATCAGTCCTACTTAGTGGAGTTGAGACTGGATCATCATCACAATGCATAGGAGCATACTCATATGATGGAACCTCTTCTTGATAGGCATCATCATCACTTGATTCGACATCAATATCATCTGAAGGACTCGGTCTTGGTGGAATGTCGTAAACATTCCTATTTGTGAACTTCTGAACAACATACCAATTCCCTTTCAACcgtaaatattttacataataacATTGGGAAGTTTGGCATGCCAATACAAATGGctcatccttataccaagtgCGTGACATGTTGACACTAGTCATATGGACGTCCACTCGGACCCCTCGTCTTTGATCACCgacgtcaaaccaatcacaactgAACAAGTAAACATGACGCCCTCCCATGTAGCGTAACTCTAGGATTTCATTTATAACACCATAGAAGTCCAGATTATTAGGCAAATTTTCACCTGTTACAACAACACCAGAATTTTGTGTCCGTCGCCATGGTTCACGTTGTTTTGAATTGAACCTTTTCCCATTTATAATGcaagcagaatatgttgcaaccCAATGGTCGGGACCGCAAGCTAATGCATATAGATCTGCGGAAACATCTTGCGGGTTGACTATACGTTGGTCTTGAACTTGGCAGAATACGGTGAACCGCCTCAGCGTGTTAAGAGTTCAGTATTAGTGGGGGAACTATCTAATTAGACTAAGAATTTTGGACTTAACACGTTTCTTGAACCAAGTTGGGAACTCATTTTTGTGCATGCGATCAATTGAATTTGGCGTATGCAACTTACACTTCTCGTAGTGCTCACTGCACACAAAAGCCAAGGTCATGTATGTAAAAACCATGGGAACATAACACATAATAGGTACAGTTTGATTGCTAAAACATAAGTAaatagttataatatatttgTGGATGCATACTCTATGTAGGGTTGAATCTCTACGCAGTTGTTAAGAATGTACCATCGAGCTGAGATAAGGAGTTTATCATCTAATTTCACATTAGATGGTATACCCAAGGGACGAACATGTTGATTGAAAATTGAGAAACCATCTATGGTGTCCTCTCCTCTGCCATCAATGTTGCGATCAACTCGATTGAACTTtgtctcaacatcttggaggtACATTGAGCAAAATGTCAAGCATTCGTAATGAATATATGCTTCTgctattgaaccttctggtCGTGCTTTATTTTTGACATACCGCTTGAATTTGCcgagatatctctcaaatggatacatccatctatattgtactggacccccaAGTATCGCCTCACGGGGTAAATGAATAGCtaggtggaccatgacatcaaaaaatgatggagggaatatcatctccaatttacataggatgatgacaacatcaCTTTGAAGCTGGGATAGGTGAGTTATATCAACTGTTCGTGAACACAACTTTTTGAAGAAACTGCTGAGTTCTATCAATGCCAAGGCAATGTCAGATCGTAAGAACCCCCCAACTGCGATAGGAAGTAGGCGTTGCAAGAAAACATGACAATCATGGCTTTTAAACCCTGATATTTTGCAATCACGTACGGAGACACAACGGGCAATATTGGAAGCAAACCCATCAGGGAACTTAACATCCGCCAACCattcacaaaatttattcctttCTTGTCCGTGTAATGTGTACATTGCAGGTGGCAGCGTAAACCATTCACCTGCACGCCTCAAATGTAATTCCTTTTGCATACCCAAAATCTCCAAGTCACGTCGTGCATTGATGTTATCTTTGGTTTTGCCCGGAATGTTCATGAAAGTACCGAAGATGTTATCACAAATGTTCTTTTCAGTATGTATAACATCCAAATTATGCCGAATCGAAAGGgttgaccaataa
The genomic region above belongs to Carya illinoinensis cultivar Pawnee chromosome 4, C.illinoinensisPawnee_v1, whole genome shotgun sequence and contains:
- the LOC122306228 gene encoding uncharacterized protein LOC122306228 translates to MPKGEVETHLFIKGFNPTYTQWIFHGEEETRPLIDVDSDFDLSDEDEYIDDIDHMLDDIWAGTFHNVPQGSQGDTIPMPSCPSVPESTSCKPSFDQLLEDARRPLFTGCTKFSKLSFVVKLLHIKTLGGWSIKSFDMLLKLLRAAFPDVAWPSSYEEARSLERGLGFKYHKIHACPNDCILFWKENADKNECPVCKASRWMSNTHGTRVIPQKVLRHFPLVPRLQRLYMSTKISTDMRWHKDQRATTDTIMRHPADFESWKTFDKDHSNDIDVYLQPLVDELVELWENGVRTYDASTKETFTLHAALMWTINDFPTYGNLSGWSTKGKMACPSCNANTESNWLKFGRKQCYMGHRRFLPPYHIWRSRKGLFNGKEDHCIPPRVLSGSDIVSQLHMLGDVQFGKSRRKRKRTSEELNWTKISIFFKLPYWSTLSIRHNLDVIHTEKNICDNIFGTFMNIPGKTKDNINARRDLEILGMQKELHLRRAGEWFTLPPAMYTLHGQERNKFCEWLADVKFPDGFASNIARCVSVRDCKISGFKSHDCHVFLQRLLPIAVGGFLRSDIALALIELSSFFKKLCSRTVDITHLSQLQSDVVIILSIHLPREAILGGPVQYRWMYPFERYLGKFKRYVKNKARPEGSIAEAYIHYECLTFCSMYLQDVETKFNRVDRNIDGRGEDTIDGFSIFNQHVRPLGIPSNVKLDDKLLISARWFNSKQREPWRRTQNSGVVVTGENLPNNLDFYGVINEILELRYMGGRHVYLFSCDWFDVGDQRRGVRVDVHMTSVNMSRTWYKDEPFVLACQTSQCYYVKYLRLKGNWYVVQKFTNRNVYDIPPRPSPSDDIDVESSDDDAYQEEVPSYEYAPMHCDDDPVSTPLSRTDIEPISIDAAEVMHLGRHDENTIDNINDEVVANGFEDSYGDGEYSDEEYFSTDEDSMSN